From bacterium, the proteins below share one genomic window:
- a CDS encoding retroviral-like aspartic protease family protein — MMGEIRVQIELENFADRYRFLENQIQEDNIKKYQMEAIVDTGAVMLSLPQDVVENLNLKILRKVVVIYADERKEERPVAGTVTIKIGNRFMNTDCIVGHPLSEALIGQVILEELDLIPDCQNQRLIPRPESPIYPSLKMK, encoded by the coding sequence ATGATGGGTGAAATTAGAGTTCAGATTGAGCTGGAGAACTTTGCAGATAGATATAGATTTTTAGAAAACCAGATCCAGGAGGACAATATCAAGAAGTATCAGATGGAGGCGATAGTGGATACCGGCGCTGTAATGCTGTCTCTCCCTCAGGATGTGGTGGAAAATCTTAATCTAAAGATCCTCCGGAAGGTCGTGGTAATATATGCCGATGAGAGAAAGGAAGAGAGACCTGTGGCAGGAACAGTGACCATAAAAATAGGGAATAGATTTATGAATACAGACTGTATTGTTGGGCATCCTTTAAGTGAAGCCTTGATAGGCCAGGTGATTTTAGAAGAATTAGACCTAATCCCTGATTGCCAAAACCAAAGATTGATTCCCAGACCTGAGTCGCCCATTTATCCATCTTTGAAAATGAAATGA
- a CDS encoding DUF58 domain-containing protein: MKDYRRFLKPEVISRLSGLQIKARLVVEGFIAGLHKSPFRGFNVEFAEYRPYVPGDEIRYIDWKAYAKSDKFYIKEFEEETNLKAYLLLDASASMGYSSGKVSKLEYGSYLAASLTYLMLKQQDYVGLITFDEGIRHYIPPRGHPAHLHAVLEGLESLTPRGETGISRTLHELAERIKRRGLFVIISDLFDDQAAVMAGLSHLRHKKHEVLLFHLLDNYELTFPFDGSLLFKDMEDGTELPIEADYLREEYLSHVKGFIDQMQQACGQAAIDYVCFDTSTPLDYGLSSYLTKRMRR, encoded by the coding sequence ATGAAAGACTACCGCCGATTTTTAAAGCCGGAGGTCATATCCAGATTATCCGGTCTTCAGATAAAGGCCAGGCTGGTGGTGGAAGGTTTTATCGCCGGTCTCCATAAGTCTCCCTTCAGGGGTTTCAATGTAGAATTTGCCGAATATCGTCCTTATGTGCCGGGAGATGAAATCCGTTACATAGATTGGAAGGCCTACGCTAAGAGTGACAAGTTTTATATCAAGGAATTTGAAGAAGAAACCAACCTTAAGGCCTACCTTCTCTTAGATGCCAGCGCTTCGATGGGATATAGTTCCGGGAAGGTAAGTAAACTCGAATACGGCTCCTACCTGGCAGCTTCTTTAACCTATCTGATGCTTAAGCAGCAAGATTATGTTGGTTTGATTACCTTTGATGAGGGGATTCGCCACTACATTCCGCCCCGAGGACATCCTGCCCACCTCCATGCGGTCCTGGAAGGATTAGAAAGTCTTACGCCCAGAGGAGAGACAGGTATCAGCCGAACCCTGCACGAGTTAGCTGAACGGATTAAACGTCGGGGACTCTTTGTAATCATTTCCGACCTGTTTGATGACCAGGCGGCAGTTATGGCCGGATTGAGCCATCTGCGGCATAAGAAACACGAGGTGCTTCTCTTCCATTTACTTGATAATTATGAGCTTACCTTCCCTTTTGACGGTTCCCTCCTTTTTAAAGATATGGAAGATGGCACTGAACTTCCGATTGAGGCAGATTATCTCAGAGAAGAATATCTTTCCCATGTAAAAGGCTTTATTGACCAGATGCAGCAAGCATGCGGACAGGCAGCTATAGATTACGTTTGCTTCGATACCAGCACCCCTTTAGATTACGGTTTGAGTTCTTATTTAACCAAGCGGATGAGGAGGTAA
- a CDS encoding PorV/PorQ family protein, which translates to MKERNPKSAIRNPKSAIYIISLIGILLWGVSAHAAAEDGGLPGYFTALGTAVRAQAMGRAYVGLADDLGAIGTNAAGLSQIRGGETSFMHASLFEETGYYFLGLGRSFSSWSLGGGFAQLSVDGIEQTDASNTPGGDLSNKKSLFSLASSYMFSPRFSAGGNFKWFSHKWGDDSGSGLGLDLGLLYRPMPELSLGLNLGNVIGPKIDREEEKDKWPLAVRAGAAYRLMENALIFTLDLDKTSHRSVKVHGGTELSGLSGKLALRAGYDEGDITAGLGISPMKGQKVQTRQYYREGRRYYGAGRGRETEAVVPGGLKLDYTVLNNSDLGLSHRFSISYRF; encoded by the coding sequence ATGAAAGAAAGAAATCCGAAATCCGCAATCCGAAATCCGAAATCCGCCATCTATATTATCTCGTTGATAGGCATCCTGCTGTGGGGAGTTTCTGCCCATGCGGCCGCCGAAGACGGGGGTCTACCCGGCTATTTTACTGCCCTGGGAACGGCCGTGAGGGCCCAGGCTATGGGGAGGGCCTACGTTGGTCTGGCCGACGACTTAGGGGCTATCGGCACTAATGCGGCTGGATTGTCTCAGATCAGAGGCGGAGAGACTTCTTTTATGCATGCCAGCCTCTTTGAGGAAACAGGGTATTATTTCCTCGGTCTTGGCCGTTCTTTTTCATCCTGGAGCCTGGGTGGCGGATTTGCCCAGTTGAGTGTGGATGGAATTGAACAAACGGATGCAAGTAATACACCGGGCGGAGACCTGTCCAACAAAAAGAGTCTTTTCTCTTTGGCCAGCAGTTATATGTTCTCGCCGCGTTTTTCTGCCGGCGGCAATTTTAAGTGGTTTTCCCACAAATGGGGCGATGACAGCGGCAGCGGCCTGGGCCTAGACCTTGGTTTGCTCTATCGCCCTATGCCGGAACTAAGCCTGGGGTTAAATCTGGGAAATGTAATCGGGCCAAAGATAGACCGGGAAGAAGAGAAGGATAAATGGCCCTTAGCCGTTCGGGCTGGCGCCGCCTACCGTTTGATGGAGAATGCCCTTATTTTTACCCTGGACCTGGATAAGACCAGCCACCGCTCTGTCAAGGTTCATGGGGGAACGGAACTCTCTGGGCTGAGTGGAAAGCTAGCTTTAAGAGCCGGATATGATGAGGGTGATATTACCGCCGGTCTGGGCATAAGCCCGATGAAGGGCCAAAAGGTTCAAACCAGGCAGTATTATCGTGAAGGACGAAGATACTATGGGGCCGGAAGAGGTAGAGAAACCGAAGCCGTAGTTCCGGGAGGTCTCAAGTTGGATTACACGGTGCTTAATAATAGTGATTTGGGTCTATCTCACCGTTTTTCGATCTCGTATCGCTTCTAA